From the genome of Emys orbicularis isolate rEmyOrb1 chromosome 17, rEmyOrb1.hap1, whole genome shotgun sequence, one region includes:
- the LOC135891076 gene encoding uroplakin-3b-like, producing MELPLLLLVLTGICAGRVLETVPYTPQITAKSLEGKLTATTFTLDQPICIFDQYVNSTDDIWLVVAFTNVTSHFKNPTSKTQIPPYQKLSTALHYMTLKTSIAFYPCAENRAPSVLRVGSDTSCKDDRSLEYCNGPLPHPGPYRVKFLILDTNGSKAETRWSQQIILKQGRKARSIDTWPGRRSGTMVVITSILSSFIGVLVILFLCTVAYECFKLWRREEPAVPEEPRAGSFREREYDTHHIPPSQAPPQPPSDVPRPHSPAASP from the exons AtggagctgccgctgctgctgctggtgctgacTGGGATCTGCGCGGGCAGGGTCCTAG AGACGGTCCCCTACACGCCCCAGATCACTGCCAAGTCGCTGGAAGGGAAGCTCACCGCGACCACCTTCACGCTGGACCAGCCCATCTGCATCTTCGATCAGTACGTGAACAGCACCGATGACATCTGGCTGGTCGTTGCCTTCACTAACG TCACATCCCATTTCAAAAATCCAACCTCAAAGACCCAAATCCCTCCCTACCAGAAGCTATCGACCGCTCTCCATTACATGACGCTGAAGACTTCCATAGCCTTCTACCCATGTGCTGAAAACAGGGCCCCTAGCGTGCTCCGGGTTGGCAGTGACACGTCCTGCAAAGACGACCGCAGCCTGGAGTACTGCAAcggacccctgcctcatcccgGGCCTTACAG AGTGAAATTTCTCATCCTGGATACCAATGGGTCCAAGGCAGAGACAAGATGGTCCCAACAAATTATACTGAAGCAAG GTCGCAAGGCGCGCTCCATCGACACCTGGCCCGGGAGGCGCAGCGGCACCATGGTCGTCATCACTTCCATCCTCTCCAGCTTCATCGGCGTCCTGGTGATCTTGTTCCTGTGCACAGTCGCCTACGAGTG CTTTAAGCTTTGGCGGCGAGAGGAGCCCGCGGTCCCGGAGGAGCCACGCGCCGGGTCCTTCAGAGAGAGGGAGTACGATACCCACCACATCCCCCCGTCGcaggctccaccccagccccccagcgaCGTGCCCCGGCCTCACTCGCCAGCCGCCTCCCCATAG